In Vigna unguiculata cultivar IT97K-499-35 chromosome 3, ASM411807v1, whole genome shotgun sequence, a single genomic region encodes these proteins:
- the LOC114175121 gene encoding auxin response factor 1-like: MHLGVLATASHAIATGTLFSVFYKPRTSRSEFIASVNKYLEAQSHKLSVGMRFIMRFEGDEIPERRFSGKIVGVGDNKSSVWPDSEWRSLKVQWDEPSSILRPDRVSSWELEPHVSTTPANPQPTQRNKRARPLIVPSTVPDSSLQGMWKYPIESTTFSCDPQHRRGLYPSPKFNPSATNFIGFSGNSFVGPPSNKSIYLSNRMENSLESISPIALKEAGEKRKDTGNGCRLFGIQLLENSKAEGSLQTVNLSGRLGDDRFVPSLDGESDQQSEPSNANRCDIPSVSCDAEKSCLSPQEMQSKQIRSCTKVVWIRWFSISLQRSRKKCTVFEIIYLLPEYRAMILLTCELVKCQSIGQ; this comes from the exons ATGCATCTAGGTGTTCTGGCCACTGCATCTCATGCCATTGCAACTGGAACACTGTTTTCTGTGTTTTACAAGCCCAG AACAAGCCGGTCAGAGTTTATTGCGAGCGTCAACAAGTATCTGGAAGCTCAGAGTCATAAACTCTCTGTTGGGATGAGATTCATAATGAGATTTGAGGGTGACGAAATCCCCGAAAGAAG GTTCAGTGGGAAAATTGTGGGTGTTGGAGATAATAAATCATCGGTATGGCCTGATTCCGAGTGGCGATCCTTAAAG GTACAATGGGACGAACCATCGTCAATTTTGCGCCCTGATAGAGTTTCTTCATGGGAATTGGAGCCACATGTCTCTACCACTCCTGCAAACCCGCAGCCAACACAAAGAAACAAGAGGGCACGGCCTCTTATTGTACCTTCTACAGTGCCCGATTCTTCTTTGCAAG GCATGTGGAAATATCCCATTGAATCTACAACTTTCTCTTGTGATCCTCAACATAGACGTGGCCTCTATCCATCACCTAAGTTCAATCCTTCTGCAACTAACTTTATTGGTTTTAGTGGGAATAGCTTTGTGGGACCTCCTTCCAacaaatcaatatatttatctAATAGGATGGAAAATTCCTTGGAATCAATTTCACCTATAGCCCTTAAAGAAGCtggagagaagagaaaagacaCTGGTAATGGCTGTAGACTCTTTGGGATTCAGCTACTAGAGAATTCTAAAGCAGAAGGAAGTCTACAAACAGTCAATTTGTCTGGAAGGCTGGGTGATGATAGGTTTGTTCCATCTTTAGATGGTGAATCTGATCAGCAGTCTGAGCCATCAAATGCCAATCGATGTGATATTCCTTCAGTAAGTTGTGATGCTGAAAAATCATGCCTGTCTCCACAGGAGATGCAAAGCAAGCAAATAAGGAGTTGTACGAAGGTAGTATGGATTAGGTGGTTTAGCATTTCTCTTCAACGATCCAGAAAAAAGTGTACTGTTTTTgagattatatatttattgccAGAGTATAGGGCGATGATATTACTCACTTGTGAACTTGTGAAATGCCAGAGTATAGGACAATGA